A window of the Chloroflexus sp. Y-396-1 genome harbors these coding sequences:
- a CDS encoding glycosyltransferase family 39 protein, whose product MEQIIVGILLLPLLIYAPGWALTTAVLASGCDDGLECHFERCLISALWSGWLALALGSLGIFSLWLHLGITLVGTAMLYWLGRRRSARPAASLSIPTALVWLPTLLILALLVSRPFEVILGVRDAGVYAVTGFAMARTGSIVQYDAVVAELGQAVQSAEPTIREPAAQAISNLMIGQARDRYIATRLRAAGFLINEGDLAHGRVVPQGFHLFPAWIGLLTAAGGPWFGLSATGLLGILGMWSVGMIGRRLAGPWVGWLGMVLLGLNAVQVWFARYSTAETTAQCLTWGGLYLFAKFNDRTLPSASRLTYAALAGIAFGQVALTRIDFFLLAPAVLYLAYCWLSRRWRGEQTALALGMAGMLIHATLHIIFIARAYFFDTGFARFQDFALTSLIALPFLTPAVRDSYFNSKFSSLDDPWRIWIELALLGMVLVAMLVIRSRRWILPIENWIVAHRLGWQRAIAIGLLLLSGWAYFVRPQIIDADLLFNTRGGWNDPLARDPELVAGDVRRGVMTPTEARLQAGVVLRGRPWEAEPDLTATAALRAELMASRGPWQGPFSNQTLNWLRIQGYVGAPIRLPLVLYYQEYSTMTWWQRLIADPSTFTSEPAPVQPKELIPLAGLVRVGWYLSPLGVVLAAIGFALWWRRDLNAASWLMLTVGLLGSFFYLRQTYGTSEQTYIYILRRFVPIAYPIFALSAAYALAALAGAWRRRPTASTWRRGLAAGLAGLLVLFLGWTGRYYFGHTEYAGALQQVAAVADHFTPERDIVLLRGGAPVYSDARDVPDLLATPLRFMHGINAFTVKSVATAPYAALLAEQVRRWQADGRTVYLMLSASGGNLALPGFRLTPIDNVSLDLAEFEQLTDQKPQNVSQLTLPFAIYRLDSITEPLIATIAPPYTPTAFAAQVSGFYRPEQDRSGYQYSWSNGEAIIRLPWRHPAAAQTIFIEAAGGLRPSHLGPATLCVSAQVEETLWPTTSTAHVELGCFQLTEQPTTVQVTLDPNILPPAPGGALLLHLTGPAWIPAAEDPRQNDRRVLHVQVGRIWSTSP is encoded by the coding sequence ATGGAACAGATCATTGTCGGGATTCTGCTTTTACCGTTGCTGATCTATGCCCCAGGATGGGCGTTAACCACAGCCGTACTTGCGTCTGGCTGTGATGATGGCCTTGAATGCCATTTTGAACGTTGTCTGATCAGCGCGCTCTGGAGCGGTTGGCTGGCCCTGGCGCTGGGAAGTCTGGGGATATTTTCGCTCTGGTTACATCTGGGCATCACATTAGTCGGCACTGCCATGCTGTACTGGCTGGGTCGCCGTCGGTCAGCGCGACCAGCGGCATCGCTGTCTATACCCACGGCGCTAGTCTGGCTACCGACGCTACTCATCCTCGCCTTACTGGTTTCTCGTCCCTTTGAGGTTATCCTAGGAGTACGTGATGCAGGCGTCTATGCGGTGACGGGCTTTGCAATGGCCCGCACCGGTAGCATTGTGCAATACGATGCAGTGGTTGCCGAATTGGGGCAGGCTGTTCAGTCGGCAGAACCGACGATTCGTGAACCGGCAGCGCAGGCGATCAGTAATCTCATGATCGGGCAGGCACGTGATCGCTACATCGCCACCCGCTTACGCGCCGCCGGTTTTCTCATCAATGAGGGAGATCTGGCACACGGCCGGGTTGTACCCCAGGGCTTTCACCTCTTTCCGGCCTGGATCGGCTTGCTCACCGCTGCCGGTGGGCCGTGGTTTGGCTTGTCCGCAACCGGTCTGCTCGGCATCCTCGGCATGTGGAGTGTCGGTATGATCGGTCGTCGTCTGGCCGGGCCGTGGGTAGGCTGGCTCGGTATGGTGCTACTCGGCCTGAACGCAGTGCAGGTCTGGTTTGCCCGTTACTCGACTGCCGAGACGACGGCCCAATGCCTGACCTGGGGTGGGTTGTATCTGTTTGCGAAATTTAATGATCGCACGCTCCCATCCGCTTCACGGCTGACGTATGCAGCGCTGGCCGGAATTGCCTTCGGGCAAGTTGCCCTTACCCGCATCGACTTCTTCTTACTGGCGCCGGCGGTGCTTTATCTAGCGTATTGTTGGCTTAGCCGACGCTGGCGGGGTGAGCAGACGGCTCTCGCACTAGGCATGGCAGGCATGCTGATACACGCAACGCTGCACATTATCTTTATCGCCCGTGCCTACTTTTTCGATACCGGCTTTGCCCGCTTTCAAGACTTTGCCCTGACTTCACTGATTGCCTTACCGTTTCTCACGCCGGCGGTACGCGATTCCTACTTCAACTCGAAGTTCAGTTCGCTTGACGATCCATGGCGGATTTGGATCGAACTGGCATTGCTGGGAATGGTGCTCGTGGCAATGTTGGTGATCCGCTCTCGGCGCTGGATTCTGCCGATTGAAAACTGGATTGTCGCGCATCGCTTGGGCTGGCAACGGGCTATCGCCATTGGACTCCTACTGCTCAGTGGATGGGCGTATTTCGTGCGGCCTCAGATCATCGATGCCGACCTACTCTTTAATACTCGTGGTGGTTGGAATGATCCGTTGGCCCGTGATCCAGAGTTAGTAGCCGGCGATGTGCGGCGGGGGGTGATGACACCGACCGAGGCCCGTTTGCAGGCCGGAGTTGTATTACGGGGCCGCCCCTGGGAAGCCGAGCCTGATTTGACGGCCACTGCGGCACTACGGGCCGAACTGATGGCGAGCCGTGGGCCATGGCAAGGGCCATTTTCAAACCAGACTCTCAACTGGCTGCGGATTCAGGGATACGTCGGTGCACCGATCCGGCTCCCGTTAGTACTGTACTACCAGGAATACAGTACAATGACCTGGTGGCAACGCTTGATAGCCGACCCCAGCACCTTCACCAGCGAACCTGCTCCGGTACAACCAAAAGAACTGATCCCGCTGGCCGGTCTGGTACGTGTCGGCTGGTACCTCTCGCCGCTCGGTGTTGTGCTGGCTGCCATCGGCTTTGCCCTCTGGTGGCGGCGCGATCTGAATGCAGCCAGTTGGCTCATGCTCACCGTTGGCTTGCTCGGCAGTTTCTTCTACCTGCGTCAGACCTACGGTACCTCGGAACAGACCTACATCTACATTCTGCGCCGCTTCGTTCCGATTGCATATCCAATCTTCGCCCTGAGCGCCGCGTATGCCCTGGCTGCGCTGGCCGGTGCGTGGCGTCGCCGGCCCACTGCCAGCACCTGGCGTCGGGGTTTGGCAGCCGGGCTAGCCGGATTGCTGGTGCTGTTTCTGGGGTGGACGGGACGTTACTACTTTGGTCATACCGAATACGCCGGAGCGCTGCAACAGGTAGCTGCCGTTGCCGACCATTTCACTCCCGAACGCGACATCGTGCTCTTACGCGGTGGCGCACCGGTCTACAGCGATGCGCGTGATGTGCCCGACTTGCTGGCAACGCCACTCCGCTTCATGCACGGCATCAATGCGTTTACCGTGAAAAGCGTGGCGACCGCACCGTATGCCGCTCTGCTGGCCGAACAGGTAAGGCGCTGGCAAGCCGACGGTCGCACCGTTTACCTAATGCTTAGCGCGAGTGGCGGCAATCTGGCCTTACCCGGCTTTCGGCTCACACCGATTGACAACGTATCGCTCGATCTGGCCGAATTCGAGCAATTAACCGATCAGAAACCGCAGAACGTCTCACAACTGACTCTCCCCTTCGCCATCTATCGGCTCGACTCCATCACCGAACCACTGATAGCGACCATTGCTCCGCCCTACACTCCGACCGCCTTCGCCGCCCAGGTAAGTGGTTTTTATCGCCCTGAACAGGATAGGAGTGGTTACCAGTATAGTTGGAGTAACGGCGAAGCGATCATCCGCCTGCCCTGGCGCCATCCCGCTGCTGCGCAGACCATTTTTATCGAAGCGGCTGGCGGTCTCCGCCCGTCTCATCTTGGGCCGGCAACCCTCTGTGTTAGCGCCCAGGTAGAAGAGACGCTCTGGCCAACGACCAGCACCGCTCACGTCGAATTGGGATGTTTCCAGCTCACCGAGCAACCGACAACCGTGCAGGTTACGCTCGATCCAAACATATTACCACCCGCTCCTGGCGGCGCACTCCTGCTTCATCTCACCGGTCCAGCCTGGATTCCGGCTGCTGAAGACCCCCGGCAGAATGACCGGCGGGTACTGCACGTACAGGTGGGGAGAATATGGAGTACGTCCCCCTGA
- a CDS encoding AAA-associated domain-containing protein has translation MQHKQTRPLVELLGVTQRYGRGERQFTAIQDVNLVISEGEFVALLGPSGCGKSTLLRIITGLNRPTEGLVRYRGKTLNGVNPYATIVFQTFALFPWLTVEENVAVALRARGFSQDEARKRAVELIDLVGLDGFEQAYPRELSGGMRQKVGIARALAVDPELLCLDEPFSALDVLSAETLRGEVLELWTGGSLKIRAVLMVSHHIEEAVFMADRIVVMDKNPGRIIAEVPVNLPHPRDRKSDAFAAIVSRVYAVLAGQTQPEAIEYGTEPGQNGQTRLLPPASVTALAGLLEQANATEYERDPIVQLQDELGLDLDQLLPLIEAAELLGFARIENGNLILTPLGEAFAEASIQARKEIFASRLRRLPFFRWMLRMIAAADNQSLRWEVLLTALEPEFPPEIAERQLDIALEWGRYAELFAYDDAEGRFFLETPVATA, from the coding sequence ATGCAGCATAAACAAACGAGACCACTGGTTGAGCTTTTGGGGGTGACACAACGGTACGGACGCGGTGAGCGCCAGTTCACCGCCATCCAGGATGTGAATCTCGTCATTTCTGAAGGCGAGTTCGTTGCCCTCCTTGGCCCTTCAGGATGTGGCAAGAGCACGTTGTTGCGGATCATTACCGGGTTGAATCGGCCAACTGAGGGTTTGGTGCGCTACCGTGGCAAAACGTTAAACGGCGTGAATCCGTATGCGACGATTGTCTTTCAGACTTTCGCTCTCTTTCCGTGGCTGACCGTCGAGGAAAACGTTGCTGTCGCCCTCCGGGCACGAGGATTTTCCCAAGACGAAGCGCGAAAACGTGCGGTCGAGTTGATCGATCTGGTTGGGCTTGATGGCTTCGAGCAGGCGTATCCCCGCGAGCTTTCTGGTGGTATGCGCCAGAAAGTTGGGATCGCACGAGCACTGGCCGTTGATCCTGAACTGCTCTGTCTCGATGAACCATTTAGCGCGCTTGACGTATTGAGCGCCGAGACCCTCCGCGGCGAGGTCTTAGAACTGTGGACGGGAGGGAGTCTGAAGATTCGCGCTGTCCTGATGGTCAGTCATCATATTGAAGAGGCGGTCTTTATGGCCGACCGAATTGTCGTCATGGATAAGAACCCAGGACGGATTATCGCCGAGGTACCGGTGAATCTTCCGCATCCGCGTGACCGAAAATCAGATGCATTTGCGGCGATTGTCTCACGGGTTTACGCAGTATTGGCCGGGCAGACTCAGCCCGAGGCGATTGAGTACGGTACCGAGCCAGGGCAAAATGGCCAGACCCGCTTACTGCCACCTGCATCGGTGACGGCGCTGGCCGGTTTGCTTGAACAAGCGAATGCTACTGAATATGAACGTGATCCGATTGTGCAGTTGCAAGACGAATTGGGGTTAGACCTCGATCAGCTTTTACCGTTGATCGAGGCGGCTGAGTTGCTCGGTTTTGCCCGCATCGAGAACGGGAATCTCATTCTCACCCCACTCGGTGAAGCGTTTGCCGAAGCGAGTATTCAAGCCCGTAAGGAAATCTTTGCTTCGCGCTTACGTCGGCTTCCCTTCTTCCGCTGGATGCTACGTATGATCGCGGCTGCCGATAATCAATCACTTCGTTGGGAAGTATTATTAACGGCGTTGGAACCAGAATTTCCGCCCGAAATCGCTGAACGTCAGCTCGATATTGCCCTAGAGTGGGGACGCTACGCCGAACTGTTTGCCTACGATGATGCCGAAGGTCGCTTCTTCCTGGAAACGCCGGTAGCGACGGCGTAG
- a CDS encoding ABC transporter permease subunit codes for MFKPRVFTPELPARPPLTRADLWLLLTIIGLLALVIGIAERAPATVQGPDISLSLSALPFYALRSVGRMAVAYSLSFLFTMVYGYIAAYNARAERVLIPLLDVLQSVPILSFLPVVLLGLSAILPEAWAVELTAIVLIFTSQVWNMTFAWYQSLTTIPRELREASSIFRFSRWQRFTTLEFPFGALALIWNSMMSWAGGWFFLMAAEIFTLGERDFRLPGLGAFLQTAADAGDVYNIAWGLLTLIVVIVLLDQLIWRPLLVWAGQFRIELVERDDENRSWLYDLLSGSKLAAWFGQMIGRLNDTLLAWFGRRPAADPYLSGTEKSSPMEWLAFVISVVLIGWGVFSGGQLLLRVPLEQWATIALSVGATMMRVIFAMILALLWTVPVGVLIGTRPAIAAVLQPVVQIAASIPATALFPVLVLVFLTIPGGLNIAAVLLMLLGTQWYILFNVIAGASAIPQDLRFTTELLQLHGWERWRTLILPALFPSLVTGLITASGGAWNASIVAEYVVFNQQTYQTIGIGAQIAAATAAGDFAGLFAATLVMVIVVVAINRLFWRRLYRLAETRYRME; via the coding sequence ATGTTTAAACCTCGCGTATTTACACCAGAATTACCGGCGCGACCACCACTGACACGCGCCGATCTCTGGTTGTTGTTGACCATCATTGGTCTACTGGCATTGGTGATTGGGATTGCCGAACGTGCACCGGCAACTGTACAGGGGCCGGACATCAGTCTATCGCTTAGTGCGTTGCCGTTTTATGCCCTTCGTTCGGTTGGGCGCATGGCAGTTGCGTACAGTCTGTCGTTCCTGTTTACGATGGTCTATGGCTACATTGCTGCTTACAATGCCCGCGCCGAGCGTGTATTGATACCGTTACTTGATGTTCTGCAAAGTGTACCGATTCTCTCCTTTTTACCGGTTGTGCTGCTCGGTCTGAGTGCAATTTTACCCGAGGCGTGGGCAGTCGAACTGACAGCAATCGTCCTCATTTTTACCAGCCAGGTCTGGAATATGACCTTCGCCTGGTATCAGTCATTGACGACGATTCCGCGTGAGTTACGTGAAGCGAGCAGTATCTTTCGCTTTTCACGCTGGCAGCGTTTTACGACGCTTGAATTTCCCTTCGGCGCGCTCGCGCTCATCTGGAACAGTATGATGAGTTGGGCCGGTGGCTGGTTTTTCCTAATGGCAGCCGAAATTTTTACGCTCGGTGAACGTGACTTTCGTTTGCCGGGCCTGGGAGCGTTCTTACAAACGGCTGCTGATGCTGGTGATGTATACAATATCGCCTGGGGATTGCTGACGCTCATTGTGGTGATTGTACTGCTTGATCAGCTCATCTGGCGTCCACTGCTCGTCTGGGCCGGTCAATTTCGGATTGAGTTGGTTGAACGGGATGATGAAAACCGGTCGTGGTTGTACGATCTACTGAGCGGCTCAAAGCTAGCAGCCTGGTTTGGTCAAATGATCGGTCGTCTCAACGATACCCTGCTCGCTTGGTTTGGTCGCCGACCGGCTGCTGATCCATACCTGAGTGGCACAGAGAAATCTTCACCAATGGAATGGCTTGCGTTTGTGATCAGCGTTGTGCTGATCGGATGGGGTGTTTTCAGCGGTGGCCAACTGTTGCTTAGGGTACCGTTAGAACAGTGGGCAACGATTGCCCTGAGTGTCGGGGCAACGATGATGCGGGTGATATTCGCGATGATCCTGGCATTGCTCTGGACGGTACCGGTTGGTGTGTTGATTGGCACCCGTCCCGCAATTGCTGCCGTGTTGCAACCGGTTGTTCAGATTGCCGCTTCGATCCCGGCCACAGCGCTCTTTCCAGTGCTTGTTCTGGTCTTTCTGACCATTCCCGGCGGGTTGAATATTGCTGCGGTGTTGTTGATGTTGTTAGGAACACAATGGTACATTCTGTTTAACGTGATTGCCGGTGCTTCGGCTATTCCGCAAGATTTGCGCTTCACTACGGAACTTTTGCAGTTGCACGGCTGGGAACGATGGCGAACCCTCATCCTCCCCGCTCTCTTCCCCTCGCTTGTCACCGGTCTGATTACGGCCAGTGGTGGCGCCTGGAATGCCAGTATTGTGGCGGAATACGTTGTGTTTAATCAGCAAACGTACCAGACGATCGGCATTGGGGCACAGATCGCCGCAGCGACGGCGGCAGGTGATTTCGCCGGTTTGTTTGCTGCGACCCTTGTGATGGTTATTGTTGTCGTGGCAATTAATCGGCTCTTCTGGCGTCGGCTCTATCGTCTGGCCGAAACACGGTATCGTATGGAGTAG
- the mgtE gene encoding magnesium transporter, translated as MTTFPTPRLDEVQALIAEQRWLDLREQLSRWPAPEVADLLRELSAAERMLVFRVLPRTLAGEVFSYLEHDDQYELLTSLSQEETKLLLANLSPDDRTQLFEELPGQVTQKLLNLLSPHDLKEARQLLGYPEESVGRLMTPDYVAVRPNWTIAQALEHIRLRGRDSETIDVIYVTDEKWRLLDAIELRRFILAEPTQTVRSLMDESYVVLSAFDDRERAVEALRRYSLPALPVVDSDGVLVGIVTFDDLIDVAEEEVTEDFYRSAAVEPLRGSYLETPILELVQKRVPWLVALVFVNVFSGAAIAAFEETIAAVVSLVFFLPLLIGSAGNAGSQSATLTVRALATGDVESGDWWRLLAKELLVAFLLGSAMALSVGFLAVIRVGWQVAGVVSLTMLVLVLMGSLIGMSLPFLLRQLRLDPATASGPLVTSLSDIGGVLIYFSLATWLLGIEID; from the coding sequence ATGACCACATTCCCAACTCCCCGCCTTGATGAGGTCCAGGCACTGATTGCCGAACAGCGCTGGCTCGATCTGCGTGAGCAGCTTTCGCGCTGGCCTGCACCGGAAGTCGCTGATCTTCTCCGTGAGCTTTCGGCTGCTGAACGCATGCTCGTGTTTCGCGTCTTACCCCGTACTCTGGCCGGTGAAGTCTTTTCGTACCTTGAGCACGATGATCAGTACGAGTTGCTGACCAGTCTGAGCCAGGAAGAGACCAAGCTGCTCCTCGCCAATCTCAGCCCTGATGATCGCACGCAGTTGTTCGAGGAGTTGCCTGGTCAAGTGACGCAGAAGCTGCTCAACCTGCTCAGTCCGCACGACTTGAAAGAGGCGCGCCAATTGCTCGGCTATCCTGAGGAGAGTGTCGGACGTTTGATGACCCCGGACTATGTGGCTGTGCGCCCGAATTGGACGATTGCACAGGCGCTTGAGCACATTCGGTTGCGAGGAAGGGATAGCGAGACGATTGATGTCATCTACGTCACCGATGAGAAGTGGCGCCTGCTTGACGCAATTGAATTGCGCCGGTTTATTCTGGCTGAGCCGACCCAAACCGTCCGGAGTCTGATGGACGAGAGCTATGTCGTATTGTCGGCGTTTGATGATCGTGAACGGGCCGTTGAAGCGTTGCGCCGCTATAGCCTGCCGGCCCTGCCGGTCGTCGATTCAGATGGAGTGTTGGTGGGAATTGTGACCTTCGACGATCTGATCGACGTGGCCGAAGAAGAAGTTACTGAAGACTTCTACCGTAGCGCGGCTGTTGAACCGCTCCGTGGTAGTTATCTGGAAACACCGATTCTCGAACTGGTGCAGAAGCGGGTACCCTGGCTGGTAGCACTCGTCTTTGTCAACGTCTTTTCGGGTGCAGCTATCGCTGCGTTTGAAGAGACCATCGCCGCTGTGGTCTCACTGGTCTTTTTTCTGCCATTGCTGATCGGGAGTGCAGGGAATGCAGGTTCGCAATCGGCGACGCTCACTGTGCGCGCTCTAGCAACTGGTGACGTCGAATCGGGTGACTGGTGGCGTTTGTTGGCAAAAGAGTTGTTGGTCGCATTCCTGCTGGGGAGTGCGATGGCGCTTTCCGTTGGCTTCTTAGCCGTGATTCGCGTGGGCTGGCAGGTGGCCGGTGTTGTCTCGCTGACTATGCTGGTCCTGGTTTTAATGGGGAGTCTGATCGGGATGTCACTCCCATTTCTCCTGCGACAGCTGAGGCTTGATCCCGCAACCGCGAGCGGCCCGTTAGTGACCTCGCTGTCGGATATTGGTGGGGTATTGATCTACTTTTCACTGGCAACCTGGCTGCTTGGCATCGAGATAGATTAA
- a CDS encoding heavy metal translocating P-type ATPase: protein MTTLSQATPWRQLSQWFHDEILEPLFVVLTLVGIVVGIWLEGARAPDTLTLLVHLATYFFGAFYAVRAIIEALRQWSIEVDLLMVLAALGAAYLGDFTEGAILLFLFSLSNVLQAYALRRTEQAITSLMALRPDTVRVRRHGRELDLAVEQVQVGDIVILRPGDRVPLDGVIEHGAGTFDESALTGESMPVQKGPGMTVLAGTLNQTGALEVRVTKPASESTLARVIAMVSEAQARKARTQSFLERFEQRYAIGVIAAVALFILLVPLSGMTFADTFYRGMVLLTVASPCALVISVPAALLSAIASGARRGVLFKGGVHLEELSRVRVIAFDKTGTLTFGKPVVTDLVPMTGVSEYELLATIARAEQPSEHPIARAILRAAEEQSINVVPPEQFSAVTGMGVRARWDEIETLVGSPRLFEASGITVPTELLAQADALMKQGRGSVLLVWRGGRWLGLVAVMDRERPDAAQQIAALRAAGIERIVMLTGDNALVAEAMAQRLGVDEVYAELLPADKLRLVEQLRQRYGGVAMVGDGVNDAPALAAATVGIAMGAAGTDAALETADLVLMRDDLGAIVYALRLSRQTQRIVWQNIVFALAVVVVLVLTTLTVGVPLPLGVVGHEGSTIIVVLNGLRLLLFR, encoded by the coding sequence ATGACAACACTTTCCCAGGCTACTCCCTGGCGACAACTGTCGCAATGGTTTCACGATGAGATTCTCGAACCGCTGTTCGTGGTGCTCACGCTGGTCGGGATCGTCGTTGGTATCTGGCTAGAGGGAGCCCGTGCGCCTGATACCCTGACACTGCTTGTTCATCTTGCCACCTATTTTTTTGGTGCATTTTACGCAGTACGGGCAATTATCGAGGCGTTACGCCAGTGGTCAATTGAAGTCGATCTGCTGATGGTACTGGCGGCGTTAGGGGCTGCCTATCTGGGTGATTTTACCGAAGGCGCGATTTTGCTCTTTCTCTTTTCGTTGAGTAACGTATTGCAGGCGTATGCCCTGCGGCGTACCGAACAAGCGATTACCTCATTGATGGCACTGCGGCCCGATACGGTGCGGGTGCGCCGTCATGGTCGCGAGCTTGATTTGGCCGTTGAGCAGGTTCAGGTTGGGGATATTGTTATCCTCCGTCCTGGTGATCGGGTGCCGCTTGACGGTGTTATCGAACATGGCGCCGGGACATTCGATGAGTCGGCGCTGACCGGTGAGTCGATGCCGGTGCAGAAGGGGCCAGGTATGACCGTACTGGCCGGGACGCTCAACCAGACCGGTGCGCTAGAGGTACGGGTTACGAAGCCGGCGAGCGAGAGCACACTGGCGCGGGTGATTGCAATGGTGAGTGAGGCGCAGGCGCGCAAAGCACGCACACAGAGTTTTCTTGAGCGGTTCGAGCAGCGGTATGCGATTGGAGTGATTGCAGCGGTTGCGCTCTTCATACTACTCGTTCCTCTGAGCGGAATGACATTCGCCGATACGTTCTATCGGGGGATGGTGCTCCTGACCGTTGCCTCACCGTGTGCTCTGGTTATCAGTGTACCGGCGGCGTTGCTGAGCGCAATTGCGTCGGGGGCGCGGCGCGGCGTGCTCTTCAAAGGGGGCGTTCATTTGGAGGAGCTGAGCCGGGTGCGCGTGATTGCTTTCGATAAGACGGGAACACTAACCTTTGGTAAACCGGTGGTAACCGATCTGGTACCGATGACAGGGGTGAGCGAGTATGAATTACTTGCCACGATTGCCCGGGCCGAACAGCCCTCAGAACATCCGATTGCGCGGGCCATTTTACGTGCTGCTGAAGAGCAGTCAATCAATGTTGTTCCACCAGAGCAATTTTCTGCGGTAACCGGTATGGGGGTGCGGGCAAGGTGGGATGAGATTGAGACGTTGGTTGGCTCACCCCGCCTGTTTGAAGCGAGCGGGATCACGGTTCCAACGGAGCTCCTTGCGCAGGCCGATGCGCTGATGAAGCAGGGCCGGGGAAGTGTGTTACTGGTGTGGCGTGGTGGCCGTTGGTTGGGGCTGGTAGCAGTGATGGATCGCGAACGCCCCGATGCTGCGCAGCAGATTGCCGCCTTGCGGGCCGCCGGCATCGAACGTATTGTCATGTTGACCGGTGATAATGCGCTGGTGGCTGAGGCAATGGCACAGCGGTTAGGGGTCGATGAGGTGTACGCCGAGTTGTTACCCGCCGACAAATTACGGCTGGTCGAGCAATTACGGCAACGCTACGGTGGCGTGGCCATGGTCGGCGATGGAGTCAATGATGCTCCGGCATTAGCGGCTGCGACGGTTGGGATTGCGATGGGCGCTGCCGGTACCGATGCGGCATTGGAAACTGCCGATCTGGTCTTGATGCGCGATGATCTGGGTGCTATCGTGTATGCGTTGCGGTTGAGCCGACAGACGCAGCGTATTGTCTGGCAGAACATTGTGTTCGCGCTGGCAGTCGTGGTGGTGTTGGTGCTGACAACGTTGACTGTAGGAGTGCCGTTGCCGTTAGGGGTTGTTGGTCACGAAGGTAGTACGATTATCGTGGTGTTGAACGGGCTGCGCTTACTGCTGTTTCGCTGA
- a CDS encoding TrmB family transcriptional regulator, translated as MVETNLLEQLTALGLTEYEARVYLALLTEYPATGYQISKLAGIPRSMVYEALGRLEARGAVLKSVEEKATLYRPISPAILLDRYEREARERAAALRNQLMPLFHHEESDRLWNFSGRKEALAAARELIDSATRELMLVLTDADVEALYQPLAAAHERGVALGVILTGEAPFSFGQVVRHPKRETELHGMVETLIVVADEREFLIASGHLATTATVTTNRNMVLIARQFIWMELFAQRIFARLGDDLLARLDPEDRQVLHS; from the coding sequence ATGGTAGAAACGAACCTTTTAGAACAACTTACGGCGCTGGGGCTTACCGAGTACGAAGCGCGAGTCTATCTGGCATTGTTGACCGAGTACCCAGCGACAGGGTATCAGATCAGCAAGTTAGCCGGTATCCCACGGTCGATGGTGTACGAAGCACTGGGACGCCTGGAGGCGCGGGGGGCAGTGCTGAAATCGGTTGAAGAGAAGGCGACGCTCTATCGGCCAATTTCACCGGCGATTTTGCTCGACCGTTACGAACGCGAGGCTCGCGAGCGAGCCGCAGCGTTACGCAATCAATTGATGCCTCTCTTTCACCACGAGGAGAGTGATCGCCTCTGGAACTTTAGCGGTCGGAAAGAGGCACTAGCTGCGGCACGCGAGTTGATCGATAGTGCTACTCGCGAGCTGATGCTGGTGCTAACCGATGCCGATGTCGAGGCTCTTTATCAGCCGTTGGCTGCGGCGCACGAACGTGGGGTAGCGTTGGGAGTTATTCTCACCGGCGAAGCCCCCTTCTCATTCGGGCAGGTTGTGCGCCATCCCAAGCGTGAGACCGAATTGCACGGCATGGTAGAGACTTTAATTGTGGTCGCCGATGAACGTGAATTTCTGATCGCCTCTGGTCATCTGGCAACAACCGCAACCGTGACCACGAACCGCAATATGGTCTTAATTGCCCGTCAGTTCATCTGGATGGAACTGTTCGCGCAACGGATTTTCGCTCGTCTCGGTGATGATCTACTCGCTCGACTCGATCCTGAAGACCGACAGGTATTGCACTCATAA